The following coding sequences lie in one Pseudomonas syringae CC1557 genomic window:
- a CDS encoding RHS repeat domain-containing protein: MMTRHSNALGLTCEYRWETIDGQPRVVEHQTSDGEHFHFRYDREARTTWVTDVLGRELEIHYNKDHRVTSSRDYGGDHYAIELDDTGNMTGLTLPDGNKLFFEYDEFARLLKETDPLGRSIRYQYHHLTTLITQVDYPDGSIWKARYDSKGNLVAEIDALGHKTEYLNGDDGLPHTIVDPTLKSKYLWWNTLAQVQRFQDCSGKSTFYRYDERHHLVAVTDALNNTTTLERKPDGEVLRINHPDGTSETFTYNELGQVLTHTDGKGQTTQLLRNGRGLPKWRQDAKGQTITYEYDKAIRLVALTNENNATYNFSYDNADRLIEEKRIDNLTRRFSYNLGGHLTQVEEIGYGEKGEQPRRSTHLERDPIGRLLAKLNDDARQDYAYDDGDRLLSIERKPTDTGRKLGVAAEKIDFAYDLLGRLVKETTPQGALAYEYDPLSNLTTLSLPTGQHLNHLYYGSGHLHQLNLDGQLISDMERDDLHREIYRTQGTLTSCFGYDSMGRKAWQYATTLPAEKLSQIQNPLIKPERYVEHAYNPIHRRYEYDPAGELSRTLDKLRGETRYEYEANGQLLARNTGRVVDGEEFRYDAAANRLNFNTSRFDHVKDNRLKQWANQEYKYDAWGNLIEKTVGIVRWQTFTYDCENRLVRTETMANTQVESTSSYQYDSLGRRVAKQSEIKGHTDHKRFLWQGLRMLREESPGQSSLYLYEPGSYAPLARVDQKEGEVENKVYYFHTDQIGTPLEMTDAEGQIVWQAKYRAWGAVEKLVVNEVEQNLRFQGQYFDVETGLHYNTFRYYDPEIGRFTTQDPIGLLGGLNLYQYAPSAIGWIDPQGLATLFELGTYGGLNGSTHIGDGLQAHELLRHEYLVQQNLAEKSTRLPGNPSIALDLDHHTRGPMKDTRGIGGAHWHETQIRESQGLGRNEFASSVKRELDITSGALRKSGVPKSRVKELRRMAKKFHSSLNGCG, encoded by the coding sequence GTGATGACCCGCCACAGCAACGCACTGGGCCTGACCTGTGAGTACCGTTGGGAAACCATCGACGGCCAGCCGCGCGTTGTCGAGCACCAGACCAGCGATGGCGAGCATTTCCACTTCCGCTACGACCGCGAGGCGCGCACCACGTGGGTCACCGATGTACTGGGACGCGAGCTGGAGATTCACTACAACAAGGACCACCGCGTTACCTCAAGCCGCGACTATGGAGGTGATCACTACGCCATCGAGCTGGACGACACCGGCAACATGACCGGCCTGACCCTGCCCGACGGCAATAAATTGTTCTTCGAGTACGACGAGTTCGCCCGGCTGCTCAAGGAAACCGACCCGCTGGGGCGCAGCATTCGTTACCAGTATCACCACCTGACCACGCTGATCACCCAGGTCGATTACCCCGACGGCAGCATCTGGAAGGCCCGCTACGATTCCAAAGGCAACCTTGTCGCCGAAATCGACGCACTGGGACACAAGACCGAGTACCTCAACGGCGACGATGGCCTGCCCCACACCATCGTCGACCCGACGCTCAAGTCTAAATACCTGTGGTGGAATACCTTGGCGCAGGTCCAGCGCTTTCAGGACTGTTCGGGCAAAAGCACCTTTTACCGCTATGACGAGCGCCACCATCTGGTGGCCGTCACCGATGCCCTGAACAACACCACTACGCTGGAGCGCAAACCCGACGGCGAAGTGCTGCGCATCAATCATCCGGACGGCACTAGCGAAACCTTTACTTACAACGAACTGGGCCAAGTGCTGACCCACACCGACGGCAAGGGCCAGACCACCCAACTGCTGCGCAACGGCCGGGGCCTGCCCAAGTGGCGACAGGATGCCAAAGGGCAGACCATCACCTACGAGTACGACAAGGCCATTCGCCTCGTCGCCCTGACCAACGAAAACAACGCCACCTACAACTTTTCCTACGACAACGCTGACCGTCTGATCGAAGAAAAACGCATCGACAACCTGACTCGCCGTTTCAGCTACAACCTTGGCGGGCACCTGACACAGGTCGAGGAAATCGGCTACGGCGAGAAAGGCGAACAGCCACGGCGCAGCACCCATCTGGAGCGCGACCCGATAGGTCGCCTGTTGGCCAAACTAAACGACGACGCGCGTCAGGACTATGCCTACGACGACGGAGACCGACTTCTGTCAATCGAGCGCAAACCGACGGACACCGGCAGAAAACTCGGCGTCGCCGCTGAAAAGATCGACTTCGCCTACGACCTGCTGGGCCGCCTCGTCAAAGAGACCACCCCGCAAGGCGCGCTGGCCTACGAGTACGATCCACTCAGCAACCTGACCACGCTGAGCCTTCCGACCGGCCAGCACCTGAACCACCTGTATTACGGCAGTGGTCACCTGCATCAGTTGAACCTCGATGGCCAACTGATCAGCGACATGGAACGCGATGACCTGCACCGCGAGATCTATCGCACCCAAGGCACGCTGACCAGTTGCTTCGGCTACGACAGCATGGGCCGCAAGGCCTGGCAGTACGCCACAACCCTGCCCGCTGAAAAGCTGTCGCAGATCCAGAACCCGCTCATAAAGCCAGAGCGCTACGTCGAACACGCCTACAACCCGATCCATCGTCGTTACGAGTACGACCCGGCCGGCGAACTGAGTCGCACCCTCGACAAACTGCGCGGCGAAACCCGGTACGAGTACGAAGCCAACGGCCAGTTGCTGGCGCGCAACACCGGCCGCGTGGTCGACGGCGAAGAGTTCCGTTACGACGCCGCCGCCAACCGCCTCAACTTCAACACCAGCCGCTTTGATCACGTAAAAGACAACCGCCTGAAACAATGGGCGAACCAGGAATACAAATACGACGCCTGGGGCAACCTGATAGAGAAAACCGTCGGCATCGTGCGCTGGCAAACCTTCACCTACGACTGCGAAAACCGCCTGGTCAGAACCGAAACCATGGCCAACACACAGGTGGAAAGCACCAGCAGCTATCAGTACGACAGTCTGGGTCGAAGAGTTGCCAAGCAGTCCGAGATCAAAGGCCACACCGACCACAAACGCTTCCTCTGGCAAGGCCTGCGGATGCTGCGTGAGGAAAGTCCGGGACAGAGTAGCCTGTATCTCTACGAGCCCGGCAGCTATGCGCCGCTGGCCCGTGTGGATCAGAAAGAAGGCGAGGTAGAGAACAAGGTTTACTACTTCCACACCGACCAGATCGGCACACCGCTGGAGATGACCGATGCTGAAGGGCAGATCGTCTGGCAGGCGAAGTACCGGGCGTGGGGGGCTGTTGAAAAGCTGGTGGTGAACGAGGTTGAGCAGAACCTGAGGTTTCAGGGGCAGTATTTTGATGTCGAGACGGGGCTGCACTACAACACGTTTAGGTATTATGACCCGGAGATTGGGCGGTTTACTACGCAGGATCCGATTGGGTTGCTGGGTGGGCTTAATCTTTATCAATATGCTCCGAGTGCAATCGGCTGGATTGATCCGCAAGGTTTAGCTACGCTTTTTGAATTAGGTACCTATGGAGGACTTAACGGATCAACTCACATTGGAGATGGTTTGCAAGCGCACGAACTCCTCCGTCACGAATATCTCGTCCAGCAGAATCTCGCGGAGAAGAGTACTAGGCTTCCAGGAAATCCATCTATTGCGCTGGATCTAGATCATCACACTAGAGGCCCAATGAAAGATACAAGAGGTATTGGTGGTGCTCATTGGCATGAGACGCAAATACGTGAGAGCCAAGGTTTGGGTAGGAATGAATTTGCATCATCTGTAAAGCGTGAGCTAGACATCACATCAGGCGCGCTAAGGAAGAGTGGAGTTCCTAAGTCTAGAGTAAAAGAATTAAGAAGAATGGCCAAGAAATTTCATAGCAGTCTTAATGGGTGTGGGTGA
- a CDS encoding diiron oxygenase — MKAEDYRSFIDAWEGRATIRTRPRRIVENDEKLIYPLSRQPLVLSDTFTRECAQLRDYALVQSLYKFINDVVIFETEIVDKTARSIAKDNFAIRFPFACRYDAMTVVVDEDYHALVAMDFMQQTIALTGIQPIRLPEEIELSRAIPAALALAPAHLRSAVELICVAIAENTVTSDVAAFAKDDSVKQSVKGLMADHLLDEGRHSGFWARLVRIYWHTAPEQDRDCIARIMPVFIAQYLTNDIQSSFDFTLIEHLQVPDRVKQALRAETLAMSFPVNRHHPLIGNIVRFFKSSSMLDDLCVQRELAAYLPVQGSLQ; from the coding sequence ATGAAAGCAGAAGACTACCGGTCGTTCATCGATGCGTGGGAGGGCCGCGCTACCATTCGCACTCGTCCACGCAGGATCGTCGAGAACGATGAAAAACTGATTTATCCCCTCAGTCGTCAGCCGCTGGTGCTCAGCGACACGTTCACCCGTGAATGCGCGCAGTTGCGTGATTACGCGCTGGTGCAGAGCCTGTACAAGTTCATCAACGACGTGGTGATCTTTGAAACCGAGATCGTCGACAAGACCGCGCGCAGTATTGCGAAGGACAACTTCGCGATTCGCTTTCCGTTCGCTTGCCGCTATGACGCGATGACGGTGGTGGTCGACGAGGATTACCACGCGCTGGTTGCCATGGACTTCATGCAACAGACCATCGCGCTTACCGGTATCCAGCCGATCCGCTTACCTGAGGAAATCGAACTGAGCCGGGCGATACCCGCAGCGCTGGCGCTGGCGCCTGCCCACCTGCGCAGTGCCGTGGAGCTGATCTGTGTGGCGATTGCGGAGAATACGGTAACCAGCGATGTCGCAGCGTTCGCCAAGGATGATTCGGTCAAGCAGTCGGTGAAGGGACTGATGGCCGATCACTTGCTCGACGAAGGCAGGCATTCGGGTTTCTGGGCGCGACTGGTACGGATCTACTGGCATACCGCACCCGAACAGGATCGTGACTGTATCGCCCGCATCATGCCGGTGTTCATCGCTCAATACCTGACCAACGATATCCAGAGCAGCTTTGACTTCACGTTGATCGAGCACTTGCAGGTGCCTGATCGGGTCAAGCAAGCACTCAGGGCTGAAACCCTGGCGATGAGCTTCCCCGTCAACCGCCATCACCCGCTGATCGGCAATATCGTGCGCTTCTTCAAGAGCAGCTCGATGCTGGACGATCTGTGTGTGCAGCGCGAGCTGGCAGCGTATCTACCTGTCCAGGGATCACTGCAATGA
- a CDS encoding DUF1963 domain-containing protein, producing MVLVKEIILSDNVEHSSVIIGGGSARLNAWPANPDGKSLVLIATIECANLKKYSGFNSIPEEGVLYVFSTYSRSDYFLDNVTYSGDTSELELILSGYTLVIMGNSDSEIVSPTESVPKVHTDFKEREVGNDEYPVFSMLTNTPPNGVALPPELQEEYEFVMQLYSSDFPEPFKDIFYLTDAVGCLLLKKDGSGSGLFFVHTA from the coding sequence ATGGTTCTTGTTAAAGAAATTATTTTATCGGACAACGTTGAGCATTCTAGCGTTATCATAGGTGGCGGCTCAGCAAGGTTAAATGCTTGGCCGGCTAATCCCGACGGAAAAAGCCTTGTGTTAATTGCCACTATAGAGTGCGCTAACCTCAAAAAATATTCTGGTTTCAACTCGATTCCCGAGGAAGGTGTACTGTATGTCTTTTCAACTTACAGTCGCTCTGATTATTTTCTCGATAACGTTACGTACAGTGGCGATACGTCTGAGCTAGAGCTGATACTGAGTGGCTACACCTTAGTAATTATGGGGAATTCTGATTCTGAAATAGTTAGTCCGACTGAATCAGTTCCGAAAGTACACACAGACTTTAAAGAAAGAGAAGTTGGGAATGACGAGTACCCAGTATTCTCAATGCTTACGAACACCCCACCTAATGGAGTAGCTTTACCTCCAGAGTTGCAGGAAGAGTACGAGTTTGTGATGCAGCTATACTCCTCAGATTTTCCAGAGCCATTTAAGGATATATTTTATTTGACTGATGCTGTCGGATGCCTTCTTTTGAAAAAAGATGGCTCAGGTAGTGGGCTGTTCTTTGTACATACAGCATGA
- a CDS encoding HAD-IA family hydrolase: MSEQHNERGPIKAVIFDMDGLLLDTEGVYTEVTHLIASRHGRTFDWSIKQHTIGRGARDFSDYVIKALELPMSIDEFLETREPMLEERFPRAPAMPGAEALVRHLAANNIPIAVGTSSSVHYFKAKTTLHRAWFELFDTIVTADDPEVGAAKPAPDIFLVAARRLGVSPADCLVFEDSPFGVTAAKAAGMYAVAVPDSHMPVEQYEHADLLLASLADFPLKAWGLPEPD; this comes from the coding sequence ATGAGCGAACAGCACAACGAACGAGGCCCTATCAAGGCCGTCATTTTCGATATGGATGGTCTGTTGCTGGACACCGAGGGTGTCTACACGGAAGTCACGCATCTGATTGCCAGCCGTCATGGGCGCACCTTCGACTGGTCGATCAAGCAGCACACTATTGGCCGCGGTGCCCGGGACTTCTCGGATTACGTGATCAAGGCGCTTGAACTGCCGATGTCGATCGACGAGTTTCTCGAAACTCGTGAGCCGATGCTCGAAGAGCGCTTCCCCCGCGCCCCGGCGATGCCAGGTGCCGAAGCGCTGGTCCGCCATCTGGCCGCCAATAATATTCCAATCGCCGTGGGTACCAGTTCTTCGGTGCATTACTTCAAGGCCAAGACGACGCTGCACCGGGCATGGTTCGAGCTGTTCGATACCATCGTGACGGCTGACGACCCGGAAGTGGGTGCTGCCAAGCCGGCCCCGGACATTTTTCTGGTCGCCGCCCGCCGTCTTGGTGTCTCGCCAGCGGATTGCCTGGTCTTCGAAGACTCGCCGTTTGGCGTGACCGCCGCCAAGGCTGCCGGGATGTACGCCGTGGCGGTGCCTGACTCGCACATGCCGGTCGAGCAATACGAACATGCCGACCTGCTGCTCGCCTCGCTGGCCGACTTCCCGCTCAAGGCGTGGGGGCTGCCCGAACCCGATTGA
- a CDS encoding GntR family transcriptional regulator — MRKSDREAFLGSVLGTEQPPAHLARTVIEEKLRNAIIDGSLPSGTALRQQELATLFGVSRMPVREALRQLEAQSLLRVETHKGAVVAPLITEDAVDAYELRILLESEALRASIPLLDEQDLATAASCIRQLEVETDFTQMGRLNRMFHLSLYAKARNKRLMRLVEEGLNEEERFLRFNLSDMGLGKLSQDDHWELLRLAEQKAVEPCVEALRLHLNRGVQAVTVYLSNKKASDTKQKRPRKKSPA, encoded by the coding sequence ATGCGTAAATCAGATAGAGAAGCCTTTCTGGGCTCCGTACTGGGCACTGAGCAGCCTCCGGCGCACCTTGCCAGAACGGTGATTGAAGAAAAACTGCGCAATGCCATTATCGATGGCAGCCTGCCAAGCGGTACGGCGTTGCGCCAGCAGGAACTGGCGACGCTGTTCGGCGTCAGCCGGATGCCTGTACGTGAGGCGTTGCGCCAGCTTGAAGCGCAATCTCTGTTGCGTGTGGAGACGCACAAGGGCGCAGTCGTGGCGCCGCTCATTACCGAAGACGCTGTAGATGCTTACGAGCTGCGGATTCTGCTGGAATCCGAGGCATTGCGTGCGTCGATTCCGCTGCTGGACGAACAGGATCTGGCGACCGCCGCAAGCTGCATCAGGCAACTGGAAGTCGAAACCGACTTTACCCAGATGGGCAGGCTCAACCGGATGTTCCACTTGTCGCTGTACGCCAAGGCACGCAACAAGCGGCTTATGCGCCTGGTTGAAGAAGGCCTGAACGAAGAGGAGCGCTTTTTACGTTTCAACCTCTCCGACATGGGCCTGGGCAAGCTTTCTCAGGATGACCACTGGGAGCTGCTGCGTCTGGCCGAGCAGAAGGCCGTCGAGCCCTGCGTCGAAGCACTGAGGCTCCACCTCAACCGTGGCGTTCAGGCTGTCACCGTGTACCTGAGCAACAAAAAAGCCAGCGACACCAAACAGAAACGCCCGCGCAAGAAAAGCCCCGCCTGA
- a CDS encoding methyl-accepting chemotaxis protein has protein sequence MDELSQTITQQETVIDKAGNTVKSLVNQADEVVLGSRELAKSSLRIQSVVQTIQQIAGQTNLLALNAAIEAARAGEMGRGFAVVADEVRQLAQKTSQNANDIGTDIERLAEEIRKVAQHIEEQSLEVGTLTGLLSELEGSSDMTAGTSQRTRQLADTLVGLTK, from the coding sequence ATGGATGAGCTGTCGCAGACCATCACGCAGCAGGAAACAGTCATCGACAAGGCAGGCAATACCGTCAAAAGCCTGGTCAATCAGGCTGACGAGGTGGTGCTCGGCTCACGAGAGCTGGCCAAGTCCAGTCTGCGCATTCAGTCGGTTGTGCAGACGATCCAGCAGATCGCCGGGCAAACCAATCTGCTCGCACTGAACGCTGCCATCGAAGCGGCGCGGGCAGGTGAAATGGGCCGGGGCTTTGCCGTGGTGGCCGATGAGGTGCGCCAGTTGGCGCAGAAGACCTCGCAGAACGCGAATGATATCGGTACCGATATCGAGCGTCTCGCCGAGGAGATTCGCAAGGTGGCGCAGCACATCGAGGAGCAGTCCCTGGAAGTCGGGACGCTCACCGGTTTGCTGTCTGAACTGGAAGGGTCGAGCGACATGACCGCGGGCACTTCGCAACGTACCCGGCAACTGGCGGATACGTTGGTGGGACTGACGAAGTAG
- a CDS encoding aldo/keto reductase, which translates to MNYRTLGQSGLKVSTLTLGSMMFGEQTAADESVRIIDKARDQGINFIDTADVYNGGRSEEIVGRAIAAQRSDWVLATKVAIGPADGVPNRAGLSRKHIFNAIENSLRRLDTDYVDIYYLHKEDHDTPLEVTVSAIGDLLRQGKIRYWGVSNFRGWRIAEIVNVAQRLGVDKPVISQPLYNIVNRQAEVEQITAAAYHGLGVVPYSPLARGVLSGKYAPDIAPDSESRAGRQDKRLLETEWRMESLRIAQRIQEYVQDKGVGIVEFAIAWVLNNQAVTSAIVGPRTEQQWDGYTKALQVKVTAEDEAFIDSLVTPGHASTPGFNDVQHFVSGRVVR; encoded by the coding sequence ATGAATTATCGAACCCTCGGCCAGTCCGGCCTCAAGGTTTCCACACTGACCCTCGGCTCGATGATGTTCGGCGAGCAGACTGCTGCCGATGAATCAGTGCGCATCATCGACAAGGCCAGGGATCAGGGCATCAATTTCATCGACACCGCGGATGTCTACAACGGCGGGCGCTCGGAAGAGATAGTCGGCAGGGCTATCGCGGCGCAGCGCAGTGACTGGGTGCTGGCCACCAAGGTCGCGATCGGCCCGGCAGACGGCGTGCCCAACCGGGCCGGCCTGAGCCGCAAGCACATCTTCAACGCCATCGAGAACAGCCTGCGGCGGCTGGATACCGATTATGTGGATATCTATTATCTGCACAAGGAAGATCACGACACGCCATTGGAAGTGACGGTCTCGGCGATTGGCGATCTGCTTCGGCAGGGCAAGATCCGCTATTGGGGTGTGTCGAATTTTCGCGGCTGGCGAATAGCTGAAATCGTCAATGTTGCGCAGCGCCTGGGGGTCGACAAACCGGTCATCAGTCAGCCGCTGTATAACATCGTCAACCGCCAGGCTGAAGTCGAGCAGATCACCGCAGCCGCTTATCACGGCCTGGGCGTCGTGCCCTACAGCCCGCTTGCGCGAGGTGTGCTCAGCGGCAAATACGCTCCGGATATCGCCCCTGACAGCGAGAGCCGCGCCGGGCGTCAGGACAAGCGACTGCTGGAAACCGAGTGGCGCATGGAGTCGTTGCGTATCGCGCAGCGGATTCAGGAATACGTGCAGGACAAGGGGGTCGGCATCGTCGAGTTCGCGATTGCCTGGGTCCTCAACAACCAGGCGGTGACGTCAGCGATCGTCGGTCCGAGAACCGAGCAGCAGTGGGACGGCTATACCAAGGCGCTGCAGGTGAAGGTCACGGCTGAGGACGAAGCATTCATCGACTCGCTGGTAACACCTGGACATGCCTCGACACCCGGCTTCAATGATGTTCAGCATTTTGTCTCGGGCCGAGTGGTTCGCTGA
- a CDS encoding DUF3050 domain-containing protein: MLFEKTLLDHKKTELSHHPIFTEINSLLVLRRFMETHVFAVWDFMSLTKRLQQELTCTQLPWLPPKDASAARLINEIVLGEESDDRLGHGHYSHFELYLDAMREIGASTLQVERFIELQRQGVHYATALQQVNAGQAATAFVTHTLDTALHAPAHSVAAAFLHGRESVIPLMFQSILDDWGITADQAPTFRYYLERHIEVDSEDHGPAAEQLLARLVAGDAQREKEVYQAAIAAVESRLQLWDTLRMSMRTPLMQASA; encoded by the coding sequence ATGCTTTTTGAGAAAACACTGTTAGACCATAAGAAAACTGAACTCAGTCATCACCCGATCTTTACGGAAATAAATTCTCTGCTCGTGCTTCGGCGCTTTATGGAGACGCATGTCTTCGCCGTCTGGGACTTCATGTCCCTGACCAAGCGCTTGCAGCAGGAACTGACGTGTACCCAACTGCCCTGGCTACCACCCAAGGACGCCTCCGCCGCACGTCTGATCAATGAAATCGTACTGGGGGAAGAATCCGATGACCGATTGGGACACGGCCATTACAGCCACTTCGAGCTGTATCTGGACGCCATGCGTGAAATAGGCGCGAGCACGTTGCAGGTAGAGCGCTTTATCGAACTGCAAAGACAGGGCGTGCATTACGCAACCGCGCTGCAACAGGTCAATGCAGGCCAGGCTGCCACAGCGTTCGTGACCCACACCCTCGACACCGCGCTCCATGCACCTGCACACAGCGTCGCTGCTGCGTTCCTGCATGGTCGCGAGAGCGTCATCCCGCTGATGTTCCAGAGCATTCTCGATGACTGGGGCATCACTGCCGATCAGGCACCGACCTTTCGCTATTACCTGGAGCGCCACATCGAAGTGGACTCCGAAGACCACGGCCCCGCAGCAGAGCAATTGCTGGCTCGACTGGTGGCTGGCGATGCGCAACGTGAGAAAGAGGTTTACCAGGCGGCCATCGCAGCGGTGGAAAGCAGGCTCCAGCTGTGGGACACGCTGCGCATGAGCATGCGCACGCCGCTGATGCAGGCCAGCGCATAA
- a CDS encoding YdgA family protein, producing MNKSAGIAVGVIVVAGALITAGAWYTGNRLEGALNDSISNANQQLAKSFKGSETSVTLKLVSLDKHFFSSTAHYSVDIQNLADSTQNSQFLLVDQIEHGPVPLSRLKTLNLLPVMALSNFQLEKSPSSEKWFAMSKDVTPLKGQASIGYDRATKGWLQMAPLEMTDVDGTFKFSGLELKTELSADAEKYSAVGDMDTLQLNVASPDGPVNIEIKGMTFDTGGTKGKSSFYLGHTNLKAQGFNFQVVGKPQVQIKDLSAVNLTQEDAGNLAAQVSYDAGMIAYGGKDVGAAHMGFKIANFDAAASQALGQFYQDKILPQQQAAAAQEQPFRLELSPADQEQMNTQLKKLLAAKPHIELEKLSLKTSNGESHVRIAVDLTDPGSLDQPSNALVLKTLGEVNAKVVLSKPMIRDLATQQAIREGQTDLKVIAEQAKAASDMASVMAEMMQLAKVDGDNIVSDLHYANEIVDFNGQKMTVQQFVSTIMGKVGALGQQ from the coding sequence ATGAATAAATCAGCAGGAATAGCGGTTGGCGTTATCGTCGTGGCAGGCGCATTGATTACCGCGGGTGCCTGGTACACCGGCAATCGACTGGAAGGCGCGCTGAACGATTCGATCAGCAATGCCAATCAGCAACTCGCCAAATCGTTCAAGGGCAGTGAAACCAGCGTGACGCTGAAGCTGGTCTCGCTGGACAAGCACTTTTTCAGCAGCACCGCGCATTACAGCGTCGACATCCAGAACCTGGCGGACAGCACGCAGAATAGCCAGTTTCTGCTGGTCGATCAGATTGAACACGGCCCCGTCCCGTTGTCCCGTCTGAAAACCTTGAACCTGCTGCCAGTCATGGCCCTGAGCAATTTCCAGCTGGAAAAAAGTCCGAGTTCCGAGAAGTGGTTTGCCATGAGCAAAGACGTCACGCCACTCAAAGGGCAGGCCAGCATCGGCTACGACCGCGCCACCAAGGGCTGGCTGCAGATGGCACCGCTGGAAATGACCGACGTGGACGGCACGTTCAAGTTCTCCGGTCTTGAGCTGAAAACCGAGTTGTCTGCCGATGCTGAAAAATACAGCGCTGTCGGCGACATGGACACTCTGCAACTCAACGTCGCCTCGCCGGACGGTCCAGTCAATATCGAAATCAAAGGCATGACGTTTGATACGGGCGGCACCAAAGGCAAGTCCAGCTTCTATCTGGGCCATACCAACCTGAAAGCCCAGGGCTTCAATTTCCAGGTGGTCGGCAAGCCACAGGTGCAGATCAAGGATCTGTCTGCCGTCAACCTGACGCAGGAAGACGCGGGCAACCTGGCCGCTCAGGTCAGCTACGACGCCGGCATGATTGCCTATGGCGGCAAGGATGTTGGCGCCGCGCACATGGGCTTCAAAATTGCCAACTTCGACGCGGCGGCCAGCCAGGCGCTGGGCCAGTTCTATCAGGACAAGATCCTGCCGCAACAGCAAGCCGCAGCGGCCCAGGAACAGCCTTTCCGACTGGAGCTGAGCCCTGCCGATCAGGAGCAGATGAATACCCAGCTGAAGAAGCTGTTGGCGGCCAAACCGCATATCGAACTGGAAAAGCTCTCGCTCAAAACCAGCAACGGTGAGAGTCATGTGCGCATCGCCGTAGACCTGACTGATCCGGGCTCGCTTGATCAGCCCTCCAATGCGCTGGTGCTGAAAACCCTCGGCGAGGTCAACGCCAAGGTTGTTCTGTCTAAACCGATGATCCGCGATCTCGCCACTCAGCAGGCCATCCGCGAAGGTCAGACCGACCTCAAAGTGATCGCCGAGCAAGCCAAGGCCGCCAGCGACATGGCCAGCGTCATGGCCGAGATGATGCAGCTGGCCAAGGTCGACGGCGACAACATCGTTTCCGATCTGCACTACGCCAATGAAATAGTCGACTTCAACGGCCAGAAAATGACCGTGCAACAGTTCGTGAGCACTATCATGGGCAAAGTCGGCGCGCTGGGTCAGCAGTAA